The following are from one region of the Ornithorhynchus anatinus isolate Pmale09 chromosome X1, mOrnAna1.pri.v4, whole genome shotgun sequence genome:
- the DNAJB8 gene encoding dnaJ homolog subfamily B member 8, producing MASYYEVLGVHSSASQEEIKKAYRKQALKWHPDKNPNNKEEAEKKFKQISEAYEVLSDVKKRSVYDGDCNDDWRAGGGAGGNYNNSFGSGYTFRNPQDIFQEFFNGIDPFSFDFWDNPFSADRDRDGNRGRTMRGPFSAGFGEFPTFMEAFSTLDSLGHGGRTTFSSTSFGGSASDESVFKSVMTSTEMINGRKITTKRTVENGEDRIEVDEDGQLKSVIVNGKEQLRPMEKK from the coding sequence ATGGCAAGCTACTATGAGGTTCTCGGAGTGCATTCGAGTGCTTCCCAAGAAGAGATAAAGAAGGCCTACCGCAAGCAGGCCTTGAAGTGGCACCCAGATAAGAACCCTAACAAcaaagaagaggcagagaaaaaatTCAAACAAATATCTGAAGCGTACGAGGTACTTTCTGACGTTAAGAAGAGATCCGTGTACGATGGGGACTGCAATGACGACTGGCGTGCTGGAGGAGGGGCCGGAGGAAATTACAACAACTCTTTTGGATCCGGATATACTTTTCGGAATCCACAGGATATTTTTCAGGAGTTTTTTAATGGAATCGATCCATTTTCCTTCGATTTCTGGGACAACCCCTTCAGTGCTGATAGAGATCGTGATGGAAATCGAGGCAGAACCATGAGGGGACCTTTCTCAGCTGGTTTCGGAGAGTTTCCCACTTTCATGGAAGCCTTTTCTACTTTGGACTCTCTGGGCCACGGCGGACGCACTACCTTCTCTTCCACGTCATTTGGAGGTTCTGCTTCTGATGAGTCTGTGTTCAAATCAGTAATGACATCGACTGAAATGATTAATGGCCGGAAGATCACAACCAAGAGAACTGTTGagaatggggaggacaggatcgaAGTGGATGAGGATGGCCAGTTGAAATCGGTCATCGTGAATGGCAAGGAACAACTAAGGCCCATGGAAAAGAAGTAA